One Denticeps clupeoides chromosome 3, fDenClu1.1, whole genome shotgun sequence DNA window includes the following coding sequences:
- the LOC114787063 gene encoding myosin heavy chain, fast skeletal muscle-like, which produces MSTDAEMAIFGKAAIYLRKPEKERIEAQNKPFDAKSACFVVDDKELYLKATIKKRDGGKVTVEVLTTKEEKTVKEDDVTPMNPPKYDKIEDMAMMTHLNEASVLYNLKERYAAWMIYTYSGLFCATVNPYKWLPVYDPEVVSAYRGKKRMEAPPHIFSVSDNAYQSMLTDRENQSVLITGESGAGKTVNTKRVIQYFATVAVAGGEKKKEATSGKIQGSLEDQIIAANPLLEAYGNAKTVRNDNSSRFGKFIRIHFGTTGRLSSADIETYLLEKSRVTFQLPDERGYHIFYQMMTNEKPELIEMTLITTNPYDFPMISQGQITVASIDDKVELVATDTAIDILGFSGEEKAGIYKLTGAVIHHGNMKFKQKQREEQAEPDGTEVADKIAYLMGLNSADMLKALCYPRVKVGNEFVTKGQTVPQVLNSVSALSKSVYERMFLWMVIRINQMLDTKQPRQFFIGVLDIAGFEIFDFNSMEQLCINFTNEKLQQFFNHHMFVLEQEEYKKEGIDWEFIDFGMDLAACIELIEKPMGIFSILEEECMFPKASDTSFKNKLYDQHLGKNNAFQKPKPAKGKAEAHFSLVHYAGTVDYNVSGWLDKNRDPLNESVLQLYQKSSMKLLPVLYPAVVEESGGGGKKGGKKKGGSMQTVSSQFRENLGKLMTNLRSTHPHFVRCLIPNESKTPGLMENFLVIHQLRCNGVLEGIRICRKGFPSRILYGDFKQRYKVLNASVIPEGQFIDNKKASEKLLGSIDVDHTQYKFGHTKVFFKAGLLGTLEEMRDEKLASLVTMTQALCRGYLMRKEYVKMTERRESIYTIQYNVRSFMNVKHWPWMKVYYKIKPLLKSAETEKELANMKEDYTKCKEDLAKAEAKKKELEEKMVALLQEKNDLQLQVASESENLTDAEERCEGLIKSKIQLEAKLKETTERLEDEEEINAELTAKKRKLEDECSELKKDIDDLELTLAKVEKEKHATENKVKNLTEEMASQDESIAKLTKEKKALQESHQQTLDDLQAEEDKVNTLTKAKTKLEQQVDDLEGSLEQEKKLRMDLERAKRKLEGDLKLAQESIMDLENDKQQSEEKLKKKDFETSQLLSKIEDEQSLGAQLQKKIKELQARIEELEEEIEAERAARAKVEKQRADLSRELEEISERLEEAGGATAAQIEMNKKREAEFQKLRRDLEESTLQHEATAAALRKKQADSVAELGEQIDNLQRVKQKLEKEKSEFKMEIDDLSSNMEAVAKAKANLEKMCRTLEDQLSEIKSKNDENLRQLNDLSAQKARLQTENGEFGRQLEEKEALVSQLTRGKQAFTQQIEELKRQTEEEVKAKNALAHAVQSARHDCDLLREQFEEEQEAKAELQRGMSKANSEVAQWRTKYETDAIQRTEELEESKKKLAQRLQEAEEQIEAVNSKCASLEKTKQRLQGEVEDLMIDVERANALAANLDKKQRNFDKVLAEWKQKYEEGQAELEGAQKEARSLSTELFKMKNSYEEALDQLETLKRENKNLQQEIADLTEQIGETGKSIHELEKAKKAVETEKSEIQTALEEAEGTLEHEEAKILRVQLELNQVKGEVDRKLAEKDEEMEQIKRNSQRVIDSMQSTLDSEVRSRNDALRIKKKMEGDLNEMEIQLSHANRQASEAQKQLRNLQGQLKDAQLQLDDAVRGQEDMKEQVAMVDRRNTLMLAEIEELRAALEQTERGRKVAEQELVDASERVGLLHSQNTSLLNTKKKLEGDLVQIQSEVEDTVQEARNAEEKAKKAITDAAMMAEELKKEQDTSAHLERMKKNLEVTVKDLQHRLDEAENLAMKGGKKQLQKLESRVRELEGEVETEQRRGVDAVKGVRKYERRVKELTYQTEEDKKNINRLQDLVDKLQLKVKAYKRQAEEAEEQANSHLSKFRKVQHELEEAEERADIAESQVNKLRAKSRDAGKVIKMLAKRLLNK; this is translated from the exons ATGAGTACGGACGCGGAGATGGCCATTTTTGGCAAGGCTGCCATTTATCTCCGTAAGCCTGAGAAGGAGAGAATCGAGGCTCAGAACAAGCCCTTCGATGCCAAGAGCGCTTGCTTTGTGGTTGATGATAAGGAGCTCTACCTGAAAGCTACAATCAAGAAGAGGGATGGTGGCAAAGTCACAGTTGAAGTTCTTACAACAAAAGAG GAAAAGACTGTTAAGGAGGACGATGTCACCCCAATGAATCCCCCCAAGTACGACAAAATTGAGGACATGGCCATGATGACCCACCTTAATGAAGCCTCTGTGTTGTATAACCTCAAAGAGCGTTATGCAGCATGGATGATCTAC ACCTACTCTGGCCTGTTCTGTGCAACTGTGAACCCCTACAAGTGGCTCCCCGTGTACGACCCAGAGGTGGTGTCTGCCTACAGAGGCAAAAAGCGCATGGAAGCCCCACCCCACATCTTCTCTGTCTCTGACAACGCCTATCAGTCCATGCTTACTG ATAGAGAGAACCAGTCTGTCCTGATTAC TGGAGAATCCGGTGCTGGAAAGACTGTGAACACCAAGCGTGTCATCCAGTACTTTGCAACTGTTGCAGTGGCTGGtggtgaaaagaaaaaggaggcaACATCCGGCAAAATACAG GGATCTCTGGAAGACCAGATTATTGCTGCCAACCCACTGCTGGAGGCTTATGGTAATGCCAAAACCGTCAGGAATGACAACTCCTCTCGCTTT GGTAAATTCATCCGAATTCACTTTGGCACCACTGGAAGACTGTCCAGTGCTGACATTGAGACTT ATCTGCTGGAGAAGTCTAGAGTGACATTCCAGCTTCCAGATGAGAGAGGCTACCACATCTTCTACCAGATGATGACCAATGAAAAGCCTGAGCTGATTG AAATGACGCTCATCACCACAAACCCCTATGACTTCCCCATGATCAGCCAGGGTCAGATCACTGTGGCCAGCATTGATGACAAAGTTGAGCTGGTTGCCACAGAT ACTGCCATTGATATCTTGGGCTTCAGCGGTGAAGAGAAAGCTGGTATCTACAAGCTGACTGGTGCTGTGATCCATCATGGTAACATGAAGTTCAAGCAGAAGCAGCGTGAGGAGCAGGCTGAGCCTGATGGCACAGAGG TGGCTGACAAGATTGCCTACCTTATGGGCCTGAACTCAGCTGATATGCTGAAGGCTCTGTGCTACCCCAGAGTGAAGGTCGGAAATGAGTTTGTGACAAAGGGACAGACTGTTCCTCAG GTCTTGAACTCTGTGAGCGCCCTGTCCAAGTCCGTCTATGAGAGGATGTTCTTGTGGATGGTTATCCGTATCAACCAGATGCTGGATACAAAGCAGCCAAGACAGTTCTTCATCGGTGTGCTGGATATTGCTGGTTTTGAGATTTTTGAT TTCAACAGCATGGAGCAGCTGTGCATCAACTTCACCAATGAGAAACTGCAACAGTTCTTCAACCACCACATGTTCGTTCTGGAGCAAGAGGAGTACAAGAAGGAGGGAATTGACTGGGAGTTCATTGACTTCGGCATGGACTTGGCTGCTTGCATTGAACTTATTGAGAAG CCCATGGGCATCTTCTCCATCCTTGAAGAGGAGTGCATGTTCCCCAAGGCCTCAGACACGTCTTTCAAGAACAAGCTGTATGACCAGCATCTTGGCAAGAACAACGCCTTCCAGAAGCCCAAGCCTGCCAAGGGCAAGGCTGAGGCCCACTTCTCACTGGTCCACTACGCTGGTACTGTGGACTACAACGTCAGTGGCTGGCTGGACAAGAACAGGGATCCACTGAACGAGTCTGTTCTTCAGCTGTACCAGAAGTCTTCAATGAAGCTGCTGCCTGTCCTCTACCCTGCTGTAGTTGAGG agagtggtggtggtggcaagAAGGGAGGCAAGAAGAAGGGTGGTTCCATGCAGACGGTGTCCTCACAGTTCAGG GAGAACTTGGGCAAGCTGATGACCAACCTCAGGAGCACCCATCCCCACTTTGTGCGTTGCTTGATTCCTAATGAGTCTAAGActccag GTCTGATGGAGAACTTCCTGGTTATCCACCAGCTGAGGTGTAATGGTGTCCTGGAGGGTATCAGAATCTGCAGAAAGGGATTCCCAAGCAGAATCCTCTATGGTGACTTCAAGCAGAG ATACAAAGTGCTGAATGCCAGTGTTATCCCTGAAGGTCAATTTATTGACAACAAAAAAGCCTCTGAGAAACTCTTGGGGTCAATTGATGTTGATCATACTCagtacaagtttggacacactaaG GTGTTCTTCAAGGCTGGTCTGCTGGGTACTCTTGAGGAGATGCGAGATGAGAAACTTGCTTCCTTGGTCACAATGACTCAGGCCCTCTGCCGTGGATACCTCATGAGGAAGGAATATGTTAAGATGACAGAGAGGAG AGAATCCATCTACACCATCCAGTACAACGTCCGCTCATTCATGAATGTCAAACACTGGCCATGGATGAAAGTGTACTACAAGATCAAGCCCCTCCTGAAGAGTGCTGAGACTGAGAAGGAGCTGGCCAACATGAAGGAAGATTACACCAAGTGCAAAGAAGATCTGGCAAAGGCAGAAGCCAAGAAAAAAGAGCTTGAGGAGAAGATGGTGGCACTGCTCCAGGAAAAGAATGACCTGCAGCTGCAAGTGGCATCT GAATCTGAGAACCTCACAGATGCAGAAGAGAGATGTGAGGGACTCATTAAGAGTAAGATCCAGCTTGAGGCTAAACTCAAGGAGACCACCGAGAGactggaggatgaggaggagatcaATGCTGAGCTGACTGCTAAGAAGAGGAAACTTGAAGATGAGTGCTCTGAGCTGAAGAAGGACATTGATGACTTGGAACTGACCTTGGCTAAAGTGGAGAAAGAGAAACACGCCACAGAGAACAAG GTGAAGAACCTGACTGAGGAGATGGCCTCTCAGGATGAGAGCATTGCTAAGCTCACAAAGGAGAAGAAAGCCCTCCAGGAATCTCATCAGCAGACTCTGGATGATCTCCAGGCAGAGGAGGACAAAGTCAACACTCTGACCAAAGCCAAGACTAAGCTTGAACAGCAAGTGGATGAT cttGAAGGTTCCCTGGAGCAAGAAAAGAAGCTCCGAATGGACCTTGAGAGAGCCAAGAGAAAGCTTGAGGGTGACCTGAAGCTGGCCCAGGAATCCATCATGGACCTTGAAAATGACAAGCAGCAGTCTgaggagaagctgaagaa GAAGGACTTTGAAACAAGCCAACTTCTGAGCAAGATTGAGGATGAGCAATCTTTGGGTGCTcagcttcagaagaagatcaaGGAGCTTCAG GCTCGCATTGAAGAACTGGAAGAAGAAATTGAGGCTGAGCGTGCTGCTCGTGCCAAGGTTGAGAAGCAGAGAGCTGATCTCTCCAGGGAACTTGAGGAGATCAGTGAGAGGCTTGAGGAGGCTGGTGGAGCCACTGCTGCTCAAATCGAGATGAACAAGAAGCGTGAGGCTGAGTTCCAGAAGCTGCGCCGTGACCTTGAGGAGTCCACCCTGCAGCATGAAGCCACCGCGGCAGCTCTGCGCAAGAAGCAGGCCGACAGCGTGGCAGAGCTGGGAGAGCAGATCGACAACCTCCAGCGTGTCAAGCAGAAGCTTGAGAAGGAGAAGAGTGAATTCAAGATGGAGATTGATGATCTCTCCAGCAACATGGAGGCTGTTGCTAAAGCTAAG GCAAATCTTGAGAAGATGTGCCGTACTCTTGAGGACCAACTTAGTGAAATTAAGTCTAAGAACGATGAGAACCTTCGTCAGCTCAATGACCTCAGTGCCCAAAAAGCAAGACTTCAGACTGAAAATG GTGAGTTTGGCCGTCAACTTGAAGAGAAAGAGGCTCTTGTTTCTCAGCTGACGAGGGGCAAACAGGCCTTCACTCAACAAATTGAAGAGCTGAAGAGGCAGACTGAGGAGGAAGTCAAG GCCAAGAATGCCCTGGCTCATGCTGTGCAGTCTGCCCGCCACGACTGTGACCTTCTCAGGGAGCAGtttgaggaggagcaggaagcaAAGGCTGAGCTGCAGCGTGGAATGTCCAAGGCCAACAGCGAAGTTGCTCAGTGGAGAACCAAATATGAAACTGATGCCATCCAGCGCACTGAGGAGCTTGAGGAATCCAA GAAGAAGCTGGCCCAGCGTctccaggaggctgaggagcAGATCGAGGCTGTGAACTCCAAGTGTGCCTCTCTGGAGAAGACCAAGCAGAGACTCCAGGGTGAGGTGGAGGACCTCATGATTGATGTTGAGAGGGCCAACGCCCTGGCTGCCAACCTTGACAAGAAGCAGAGAAACTTTGACAAG GTTCTGGCAGAATGGAAGCAGAAATATGAGGAGGGccaggcagagctggagggtGCCCAGAAGGAGGCTCGCTCTCTGAGCACTGAGCTGTTCAAGATGAAGAACTCTTATGAGGAGGCTCTGGATCAACTGGAGACTCTGAAGAGAGAAAATAAGAATCTGCAGC AGGAGATTGCTGACCTGACTGAACAGATTGGTGAGACTGGCAAGAGCATTCATGAGCTGGAGAAAGCAAAGAAGGCCGTGGAGACTGAGAAGTCAGAGATCCAGACTGCCCTTGAGGAAGCTGAG GGAACCCTTGAGCATGAGGAAGCCAAGATTCTCCGTGTCCAGCTGGAGTTGAACCAGGTCAAGGGTGAAGTTGACAGGAAGCTGGCAGAGAAGGATGAGGAGATGGAGCAGATTAAGAGGAACAGCCAGAGGGTCATTGACTCCATGCagagcactctggactctgaggTCAGGAGCAGGAATGATGCCCTCAGAATCaagaagaagatggagggaGACCTCAATGAGATGGAGATTCAGTTGAGCCACGCTAATCGCCAGGCTTCTGAGGCACAGAAACAGCTCAGGAATCTGCAGGGACAGCTCAAG GATGCTCAGCTGCAGCTTGATGATGCTGTTAGAGGACAGGAGGACATGAAGGAACAGGTTGCCATGGTTGATCGCAGGAACACCCTGATGCTGGCTGAGATCGAAGAGCTGAGAGCTGCTCtggaacagacagagagaggccgCAAAGTGGCTGAGCAGGAGCTGGTTGATGCCAGTGAGCGTGTTGGACTTCTTCACTCTCAG AACACTAGCCTTTTGAACACCAAGAAGAAGCTGGAAGGTGATCTGGTTCAGATCCAGAGTGAAGTGGAGGACACAGTTCAGGAAGCCAGGAATGCTGAGGAGAAGGCCAAGAAAGCCATCACTGAT GCTGCCATGATGGCTgaggagctgaagaaggagcaggacacCAGTGCTCATCtggagaggatgaagaagaaccTGGAGGTCACAGTAAAGGACCTGCAGCACCGCCTGGATGAGGCTGAGAATCTGGCCATGAAGGGTGGCAAGAAACAActgcagaaactggagtcaAGG GTACGTGAGCTGGAAGGTGAGGTTGAAACTGAACAGAGACGTGGAGTAGATGCTGTTAAGGGAGTCCGCAAATATGAGAGGAGAGTGAAGGAGCTCACTTATCAG ACTGAAGAGGATAAGAAGAACATCAACAGACTGCAGGATCTGGTTGACAAACTGCAGCTGAAGGTCAAGGCCTACAAGAGGCAGGCTGAGGAAGCT GAGGAACAAGCCAATTCCCACTTGTCCAAGTTCAGGAAGGTGCAGCATGAGCTGGAGGAGGCTGAGGAGCGTGCTGACATTGCAGAGTCCCAGGTTAACAAGCTGAGGGCCAAGAGTCGTGATGCTGGCAAGgtaattaaaatgtt GGCAAAGAGGCTGCTGAATAAATGA
- the LOC114787060 gene encoding myosin-7-like, with the protein MASVCEQKRDTRLGEDTGKRRRGVDAVKGVRKYERRVKELTYQTEEDKKNINRLQDLVDKLQLKVKAYKRQAEEAEEQANSHLSKFRKVQHELEEAEERADIAESQVNKLRAKSRDAGKARD; encoded by the exons ATGGCATCTGTTTGTGAACAGAAGAGA gatacgcgactcggggaagacacggGGAAGCGGAGACGTGGAGTAGATGCTGTTAAGGGAGTCCGCAAATATGAGAGGAGAGTGAAGGAGCTCACTTATCAG ACTGAAGAGGATAAGAAGAACATCAACAGACTGCAGGATCTGGTTGACAAACTGCAGCTGAAGGTCAAGGCCTACAAGAGGCAGGCTGAGGAAGCT GAGGAACAAGCCAATTCCCACTTGTCCAAGTTCAGGAAGGTGCAGCATGAGCTGGAGGAGGCTGAGGAGCGTGCTGACATTGCAGAGTCCCAGGTTAACAAGCTGAGGGCCAAGAGTCGTGATGCTGGCAAG gccagggac